The DNA segment ATCGCTGTGTGTGaaagtatgtttgtgtgtacttgtatccatgtgaggaccattttaagtaTGGACCAAACAGAGTGAGAACATTGTGGGTTCTCCTGTATCCGCCCACTGTGACGTCAGCCTTTGGTTTGGGAGCTGCTGTGGTTTCCAGgccccaacacatccggtgcttaatggtctgtttgactctaaatgatcataatttacTAAAAGGAACATCAGCTGTTctaaagagaaagaacagcttCCCATCGGGGTGCATATAACAAACCAACCTTTGTCTTGTGTACCAggctctgagcattaaagtgtgacgACACTGTAAGAGGTTTGTGTGTTCCTCGTTGTCAGGGTGGGATTGAGGAATTGCCACGACACTccttaggaaaatgtttacttacgttagaaatgtaataaatcatCAAATACAATCTACCATTTTTATCAACAGGCTGTGGTTGATCCTCTCGTTCTAAGACTCGGTTTTCGGTTTGGAATCAGGCTCATGATAGAGTAAAGGCTTCGGGAATGTGTCCTCACTATGATAGAagtatacagtgtgtgtgtgtgtgtgtgtgtgtgtgtgtgtgcaccacaGACTCCACACATGACGTTATCCTGGGTGATGTCCTCATGAGGGTTGGTCCCAAACAGGAAGCCTGGAGTTTGTGAGCTCCAGCTCTGCAAAGGCCTGTCGCAATATcccaatataatataataaaatgtatattgtgttAATAGTTATAGGATAATAGTTTAAATCACTCCAGTGgtttttacatcattttgtgAATCATAATAGTAAAATTGTTCCATCTATGACCATCACGTCTCCACTACTACAACACAGATCtgtatttcattattcattcattagtATTTTGGGATAATCTAAGTTTAaccaaatttaaaatgaaatttactATAGAagcatcattattattattgttcataATTTTTTCCAAACTTTATACAATGatcatttaattaaaatccaACATATGAAACTGCTGCTGAGTAATGAAACCTTTTTCTGGTtttatgtgcttttttttttgccattttgaGTATTTATCTGAGTATTGAAAGTTAAAGGAAAGACGGCATCAGAGGgcaagattttatttatttaagatacACATAGATATATACAAAACCAACATGCTGTAACGTCTGTGAAACTCTGAGTACAAATGAAGCTTCCTAGTGTTAAAATGGAGAAATCAGAAACCTGATCCAGAGGAAGGGAAGCTGCTCTGTCAACTGTGAACTCAGTACAGAGCTGTAacctgaaaataacaaaagacaaaaggaacCAGTCTTCAGATAAATTCAAACACGTTCTGGTGACATTCTACATTTGATTCTTCTCTGTCCACATCTCCTGCATTTACCCAAAACACCACAAATGAAACTTTCGAACAAATGTATGGTTTACAAGGCAaattaggaaaaaaacaagatatcaaaaatctaaataatccAGCTGGTGCATCACAGCTCTGAGTGGACGTGTTGTCCTCCTGGAACAGTCCAGGATGAAACTGAGACAGGTGATCAGGTTATTTTCAGTCGGAGACGCTTCTAAAAATATCTGAATGAGGTTCCGATGTTGCCGTTGGGAGGGGGTTTCAACAACTTAAATCAAATACCAAGTATCTATGAGAGAGACCAGGCAACTTCAATCCACAGAGTTAAAGACGGCCTGTAAACTACTGTGTCAGGCACTGGTGAGGGAAGCACCTACGAAAGCACCTGCATCCCAAATAAGGCGTTCGAAGCAAAAAGTCTGAATTAAAGCCACACGACCCGtttgacacagagaaacaacaagTGGGAGGACTGACTGTGTGTTATCATGAGGTCAGGTAGAGGCTGCTGATTGGAGTCTGACGAGGGGACACTGTTCTGTAGTGTTACCAAGACCAACAAGACCAACAAGACCAACAAGAACAACAAGACCAACAAGAACAACAAAGAACTGTGAGTGCAAAAACTGACACCCCCAATTCATTTAAGAGTCTTGTTCCTCTGAAAAGAATCAACTATTAAACCATTTCTGACAAATGgatcaaaaaatgtttttaaaaaacgtgaACACACCCGTCCACACGAAATccttttcatttgtaaaataaatcgATCTCCGTCCAGATGATTGCTCAGaatcagaaataatctctgtccacacacaaGATGTAGTTTGGATGGAGCCGAACACacgtacactggtcatgtggtgtaaacaggaagtcgACTGTCTACTCTGTTATAATGACTGTAAGTGCCCATTAAAACCCTTTATTTTCATCACTCTACATTGTACAGTTcgtaaaatgtttttctttttgtacaaAGCAGACATCCAGTATGAAGAGTGTAGCTACAGCCGGGGCGGGGGaattaaaaggagaaaatagAAATGGATCGAAAATGGGAAGGTgaaccagagagagagcgatgcaTGCCTctcaggtggtgtgtgtgtgtatttataaagcagGAGAGTGGGAATCAATAGCCTCATTAAGTCCTCCCGATAGGAACAGTTCGAttgaaacgcacacacacacacacgcacacacacacacacacgcacacacacacacacagctcctgtcATCTGCTTCCTCGCAGCCATGAGCGCCATCACCGCTCCCAGAGCAGCCTTCAGTTCCGTAGAGCAGCGAGTCTGGAAAGAGTGAAAAAGATGAAAGAGTTGAACTGTTTGGAGACACTGGTGTTAAATGTGCAGTTCACTGAAATGACgtttcattcatatttatgtaggagcttcacacttgtcatgtgtaacatttaaacatttaggGTGCAAGAAGCGCAGTGTCAAAGTTGGTTCAAAATGAATAAACTCAGAATAAACGGGTGAACCAacgctctgctgcagctgtggcaACTTAAGTGACAGTAACGAAAACTGATTTAAACTCTGAACAAACTGGtgagtctgcagcagcaggtctttacttcaggtccgaagatatatagatgtatatttTCAAAGTCTTTCAAGGTGTTTTTTGTTCAGGAACCCTGACTAGTCTTTCTCTTTTCAAGTTGAacattgtctttgtttgtttcttcatcaCTCATGACTTTGCAACAACAGGcgagccttgtgtgtgtgtgtgtgtgtgtgtgtgtgtgtgtgtgtgtgtgtgtgtgtgtgtgtgtgtgtgtgtgtgtggatatcaGTGTGAAATCTAATTTCCTTCCTCGTGCTCTGACCTAACAGTGaatgtgcagtttgtgtgtgacttgttgtcctgcagcaggagacgaGCTTCACCAGGCGAACGAGTCGTGTTAAAGGAACATGAGTCGGACGCACATTCTTCTTGGTTATGACACATTCTGGTCTGTACCTTCGAGACAGCTGGTCCTCCCTCTCTTGGCTCTGTGTGCTCGGGGCGCCCACAGAGGTGGCTCCTGCCGGCAGCTGGTTGAGCTGGTCCATCACCTCCAGGCCACTCTCCTCTGCTATCTGGTGGATCAGGTCGTCCACCTGCTCCTGAGGTGTGGTCAGCGTCATTGCCGAGCTCATGGAGTCCTCCACCACCTGGtgtgaggaaaagagagaaaactcaCAATAGAGCATAGAACTGGGTTTGATTTTTAAAGATTTCCATTGAGACATGATATTTTCAAGTCTTTCTCAATTCCGTGAAAGAAATATCCAAAcagaagctgctgtcagacctTCACTGAACATACACTGAACTGTTTGGGACCACGCAAACGTCTGAGTCACTTTCCACCCTGTGCTTTGTGAGCAGCAACTCACCGAGGTGTGGACGTCGAGGTTCTGTACTTGAGTTTCAAACTTGTCCATAATGGCAGAGACCTTCTGCAGGTCCATGGAGCTCAGAGCTTTGTCCAGAGCCTTGGTCACCTGGCCCATGCTTTTGGTCACCTGGAAAAAATGAGAAGCCTTTATAATGTACTTGCCTCATTCTGGAAAAAAATCTCACCTGCCAAACTTAAAGTAGCAGGAATAATGTGATGTGGATTATGACAGAAGTTACTTCATCATCCTACATTTTGAATGGACATCAGATATATATGATCTAAGGCAGCGTGTGTCACAGTAACTTACTGCCTTCATGGTGACAGCAGTCTGGACTTTGGAGGACACAGCATCGACTCGTGACGCCATGCGCAGCCAGTTAAgaccttcattttttttccgGATGGCGTTCTCTGCATAAACTCTGGCACATTCCACGTTCTTCTGCTGCAAAGCCTGAGGACGGAGAAATGACTGGTTTTATTCATACCTCACTCTGATGGACATTGTACAACTGCTGCAAATTAGCTCCTAGCTAACTCTGGCGCGATTACTTTTAGTTGTGAGCTGTcgctgcaaaaataaacaataagaataaaaacGACGCTGGACGAACTGAGCCTGCAGTTCACCTTGTGTACATTTCATGCAGATGAATCTCCCTGGTGCACGTTCTCATATACATTTAGATTAAGACTGACACAAAAACACCATCTCTTAATCTTTAGTGTTACCATAGaccataaataaagatggacatgtatcgccccctggtggctggctgtggtataggtcataaaccctgcctcctctatgttagcagatgggacatggaccaaactgaaaagtagatgttaaataaatgtttgtcaaagatggtttctgtcattttatgtagttcttcttcttcacatcaCACTGGTGCtggttcaagtgttcatgttctgatcagtttggttttaattcgttatttgatgatataaaaacagacgtCATGGTGGTAACGTGTTACTCATCTTTTTTTACTGTCTATgtaaattattacattatttaaaatgttacatgtgtttttataaatgagatCAGCAAAGCACTTCACATGTCAATGTTGTCGCTCATGTGAAGTTGTGATAAAAAGCTAatgaagtaaagaaaacaaacatcccaGCGACCAGCGAACCAAATAAAGCAGCAGTCATTTAACACCATTGATGATTATCAGGAGAAAGCTGGAGCAGAGACTCCGGGACCAGGATCAGGAAGAACAATCAGCCTTTAAAGAAACGGACACgtcaacaacacacaactacagGGCTCTGTTACTGAAGCTGTACTGCCCCCTGCTGACTGAATACGAAATACTGTCGCTCCAGTTGACCAGTGCAGTGTAATCAGATTACAAGGGAGCATCaatactgaaaaaaatgaatatatccACAAATTTTTACTGTAAGTGACATGATTATTGTAATACAAAAAAGTATTAATCATTAACATCATTCGAAATAGAATCATTGTAAAAATTATTATCGTATTTTTAGTtacatccttttttttattttgagctgTTAAATCACTCACATTTGCAAAATGTCAACAATAACAATTTCACTGaggtttttaaacttttgaaaaaggaaaaaaagtttttacattCCGTATTAATCAATCAACCTcactgtattatttattttatttactgtttagtATTAAGAAGTATTTTGACGTATCTGTATTACAGGCTTTGGCACTATCAGTGTCTCCAGCTATAAACAAGTTACATTTAAGACATTTCAGGAGCTTTTTAATATCacttgaaattaaatttaagaccAAACTCTGTTACAGCAGACTCCACCCCCTTGATCCCCGTTGTCCCAAGCTTGAAAGACTTTCGAGACACAGAGCAGTTTGACTCATAAGCACATTGAGGGGAGTAAAAAGGCACAGCACCAAACATCTACATCAAGACATCTACATCAGCATCTCCAGGCCAACTGCTGAAAATATATACGCAGATTATTCACTTCACTCAGTTAGAGAAGAAAGAACTGAAGATGACAGGAAGATGAGCAGTGAGCAGACGATAACAATCTGGATGTTGAACATTGTTCAGTTGAGCTTAAAGATCAGTAACTGGTCTAGTTACAGGAAAAGTGCTGCTGGTTAGACGCCTTTAAAAAACAGCCTGAAACACCATCACTGCGTCACTTTCTCCCActgctccttttctctttgtttgtcaaCACTTCACCTCAAATCAAACAGTAAAACTGCTCCGACTGTGACTTAACCTTGAGTCTAAGGTCAGAGTGGTGATACAGGAAGAGAACGAGAGAGCTCCACGacatgcaacaacaacacagggacatggaagagagacagaacagaTATACGTCTTTAACATGATACAAACTTGTCCCAGCTTGCTCACCTTCTTGACCTTGGCGTGCTCCTTTTCAGAATCCTTCTCAGCCTTCTTGGCCAGTCTCTCAAGCTGCTTTGTAGTGAACTGTGaatcaaagagaaaaagactgaCGCAAAGTccattggaaaaaaaaaaatcacttgcACAAGTTATATCAAGCTGatatttttaaaccttttcacAGATACATACTCTGAGCTGGaagagtgtgtctgtggggagagagagagagagagagagagagagagagagagagagagagagagagagagagagagagttaggggtatgtgaacacaaacagattAAACTACAATAACAGCCTTGTTGTCGACCACCTCTGCCGACAGGTCACAGTTTACACCCACGTCTCTCCAGACTCATACGACGTGTGTAGAGTTGATAACGACTTCTTGGGAAGCTTTTCTCAGACTCTGAcgtttttttactccctaatatcagtcGCAGCTCCAGAAAAATCCAAACTTTTtaccaaatatgaagaaatacCTTCAAGTTGTTCCTGAGATGAGAAGTTCACGAGAATAAGAGGAACAGAACAACATGTGAACATGATGCCTCGGGTGACGCCTGCAGAACTTAAGCCTTAATGGTGATGTACAtatttgttaattaatgtgtTAAGATTATTCTTCTTTGTGCTCCTTTTTAGTCAAGATTTGagagtttgtgtttgctttcaaaTTGTTTCGTTCCgtcgatgaatgaaataaacttacaaatgaataaatgtgcttATTACATTTCTATGCATCAATGGAATCACAAAACCTGACAAAGAAGTAACTGACGTTTTAACACATAAAGAAGGAGAAATGCTGTCGGATACAAACCGAAACAAACAAGTTACAGAAACTATTCTGAATTCTGTCTGTGACAATGATGGAAGATATTAGCAACAATAATCACTTTTACAGCTAATTAAATGGTTCATAATCCAGGTAACTGAAATGTGATGAGCAGCATAATGAACTTTAATGTGAGAGctttggtttctctctctgtttctgtatcTTTCAGTCTCTAACGTCCCAGTCCTGAGCTGAGGCCTCGTTCACAATCACAACAGGTCTGACAGCTAAGCTAGCTCCCCACCCCCAGCCAccaagctaacaggctaatgcTAACTCAACATCCACAGTTACAGAGGAGGTGAACCGTCCCCTACCCTCCATGTTGATTCCAGGTGATCGCAGCTAAGTGAACCTTCAGCTTCTCTTCCACTTGTTTTCAAACGTCAACATCgaacactgcacttcctggtCTGAGGAACTGTCATGTGACCGGAAATATCGTTCTTCTTCCTCGCCTCTT comes from the Hippoglossus stenolepis isolate QCI-W04-F060 chromosome 5, HSTE1.2, whole genome shotgun sequence genome and includes:
- the chmp1a gene encoding charged multivesicular body protein 1a — its product is MEDTLFQLRFTTKQLERLAKKAEKDSEKEHAKVKKALQQKNVECARVYAENAIRKKNEGLNWLRMASRVDAVSSKVQTAVTMKAVTKSMGQVTKALDKALSSMDLQKVSAIMDKFETQVQNLDVHTSVVEDSMSSAMTLTTPQEQVDDLIHQIAEESGLEVMDQLNQLPAGATSVGAPSTQSQEREDQLSRRLAALRN